The following is a genomic window from Lentimicrobiaceae bacterium.
TTTCGGGGTCTATTAGGTCTCTTTGTCCGAAAATTAAAGCAGCAGCAATGCCCAACTCTTTTTCATCTAAATTTGCTTCTTTGAGTGTGTTTACAAAGTAGGCTCTCATTTTAGCTGTTAAAAGCAATACCTGACGAGTGTTTTTTACATCGAGAATCTTGTAGTACTCGCTTTTTAAATAACCCTGATGAAAGATGTTTTTGTTTTGTAAATATTTCTTATAATTGAAACCGCCTATATTGTTTGGCGGACTAATTTCGTTAAACTTTAAGTAACAAACTAGAGTGTTGCCAACTTGCGGGATAGTGTTAGTGCTATCTTTGCTGAAATACAGTAATGCCTTTCCTGTGGTTTCCGTCTTGATGTTATTGTTTATTGCAGCTTTTACGTTAGCTACCGTTTTTAGCGAATTTTCCTTTTCTTGCAGAGGTTCTGCAATTTCTAAAATGAAAAAACCTTCGGTTTGAGTTTTGCTAAAATGACT
Proteins encoded in this region:
- a CDS encoding ComEC/Rec2 family competence protein translates to MKDLRFFPILKLFTPFLMGILFVLLTPNWQVLPATVVIVAISALLIAILVAGYKLNTDSVAFGVATFVILFLLGYFNTVSKQEFRHSSHFSKTQTEGFFILEIAEPLQEKENSLKTVANVKAAINNNIKTETTGKALLYFSKDSTNTIPQVGNTLVCYLKFNEISPPNNIGGFNYKKYLQNKNIFHQGYLKSEYYKILDVKNTRQVLLLTAKMRAYFVNTLKEANLDEKELGIAAALIFGQRDLIDPE